GTCGTCGACGCTGTCCTTTCCGTCGAGTTTTTCAAACTCGTCGTCCAGACTCCGGTTCGCCGAACGCAAATCTTCGCTCGTTTCCGCTTCCGCTTCATACCGCATCACTTTCTCTTCCATTCGTTCGAAGCCGGCCCGCGACGCATCCGACCCGATCCCGGACATCGTCCGGTTGATCTTTGTCTGCGCCTTCGCCGACTCCGCCCGCGCTTTCAACGAATCCTGCTTCAATTTCATCTCTTCATACTCGTCTTTCATCTCTTGCAGCTTGCTTCGCAGCGCCGCCGAATCCTGCTTCGCCCGCTCCCACGCGTCACGAAGCGAATCCGCATGCGAATCATGATGCTTTTTATCTTCGAGCGCGCGTCTCGCCAAATCGTCGTCCCCGGCTTCAATCGCCTTCTCCGCTTGAAGCTGGCGCTTTTCAACGAGCTTCTGAGCATCTTCATATTTCTTTTTCAACATTTTTTCAT
This region of Bacillales bacterium genomic DNA includes:
- a CDS encoding PspA/IM30 family protein, whose amino-acid sequence is MFKLFKRVQTVVSSELNALLDKAEDPVKMLDQFMRDMEEDIHEAETAVAKQIANEKMLKKKYEDAQKLVEKRQLQAEKAIEAGDDDLARRALEDKKHHDSHADSLRDAWERAKQDSAALRSKLQEMKDEYEEMKLKQDSLKARAESAKAQTKINRTMSGIGSDASRAGFERMEEKVMRYEAEAETSEDLRSANRSLDDEFEKLDGKDSVDDELAALKKKLGKE